In Nitrospirota bacterium, one genomic interval encodes:
- a CDS encoding THUMP domain-containing protein → MKPEGWNILATAKDRDQRHLARRLKRFGDFHWTAFRGVLIGRVEDQEAFLEQLLRCEEAEPGFLGPLAKLVPINQTFEFTVETFPTRLKEAILPYAERLGSGSFYVRIERRGHAGELHSQHLEQEMDQALGDAIRAGGGMPRIDFKDPDAIVVAETLGDLCGVGMITRAMRSRFPFVHVP, encoded by the coding sequence ATGAAACCGGAAGGGTGGAACATCCTGGCCACCGCCAAGGACCGGGACCAACGGCACCTGGCGCGTCGGCTGAAACGCTTCGGCGACTTCCACTGGACGGCTTTTCGCGGAGTCCTGATCGGGCGGGTCGAGGACCAAGAGGCCTTCCTCGAACAGCTCCTCCGCTGCGAAGAGGCCGAACCAGGGTTTCTCGGCCCCTTGGCCAAGCTCGTGCCGATCAACCAGACCTTCGAGTTCACGGTGGAGACCTTTCCAACGCGCCTGAAAGAGGCTATCCTGCCCTACGCGGAGCGCCTCGGCAGCGGCTCCTTCTACGTCCGCATCGAGCGGCGCGGCCATGCGGGGGAGCTCCACAGCCAGCACCTCGAACAGGAGATGGATCAAGCGCTGGGCGACGCGATCAGAGCCGGGGGCGGAATGCCCAGGATCGACTTCAAGGACCCGGACGCGATCGTCGTGGCGGAGACCCTCGGCGATCTCTGCGGAGTGGGAATGATCACGCGGGCGATGCGGAGTCGGTTTCCGTTCGTGCACGTGCCGTGA
- a CDS encoding DNA polymerase ligase N-terminal domain-containing protein, with protein MGSSRRIARPIFTVQKHQASHLHYDFRLEIGGVLKSWAIPKGPSLDPSVKRLAVEVEDHDLAYADFEGVIEEGRYGAGPVLVWDIGWFEPAGEGQGGASSEAPFRSGKLDFRLHGHRLRGRFTLVAMKGRPRQWLLVKQRDEEARPGHKTTETWRTSVLTGRSIEEVT; from the coding sequence ATGGGTTCAAGCCGTAGAATCGCGCGGCCCATTTTTACCGTGCAGAAGCACCAGGCCTCCCACCTGCACTATGACTTCCGGCTGGAGATCGGAGGCGTGCTCAAATCCTGGGCCATTCCCAAGGGACCGTCCCTTGATCCGTCCGTGAAACGGCTTGCGGTGGAGGTGGAAGACCACGATCTCGCCTATGCCGATTTCGAAGGGGTGATCGAGGAGGGGCGGTATGGAGCCGGCCCCGTGCTCGTCTGGGACATCGGCTGGTTCGAGCCAGCCGGCGAGGGGCAGGGCGGGGCATCGTCCGAGGCGCCGTTCCGGTCGGGAAAACTGGACTTTCGGCTGCATGGGCATCGTCTCCGAGGCCGGTTCACCCTGGTCGCCATGAAGGGCCGTCCCCGCCAGTGGCTATTGGTCAAGCAGCGTGACGAGGAGGCCCGCCCAGGCCACAAGACGACCGAAACATGGAGGACATCCGTGCTCACGGGCCGGTCTATTGAAGAGGTCACGTGA
- a CDS encoding universal stress protein → MRILLAVDASPDSRQAAQVIAHLAAPPELHVLNVVDLAALKHAYPSLEAGAGLLETYRKEVSEAAERILHEMKAELTPHAARIRLIADTGDAAESIIQTAEETGADLVVLGQRGLTANPAFLLGGVSQKVATYAPCSVLVVKTPVPSLDRLLLAVDGSDASKKTARFLAGHPFRGRPHLTVVTAWPVQRPNSFGRVTGGRDLSDAARAARTEGEALLKDVAARLQQAYEVETEWLQGDPAFAILEAAARSQAQVIVLGARGLTGIKRFLLGSVSQKVLVHAPCSVLIVR, encoded by the coding sequence TTGCGCATCCTGCTCGCGGTGGACGCCTCGCCCGACTCCAGGCAGGCGGCGCAGGTGATCGCGCATCTGGCCGCGCCGCCGGAGCTCCACGTGCTGAACGTCGTGGATCTGGCCGCCCTGAAGCACGCCTATCCGTCGTTGGAGGCGGGAGCCGGCTTGCTCGAGACCTACCGCAAGGAAGTCTCGGAAGCGGCCGAGCGGATCCTCCACGAGATGAAAGCGGAGTTGACGCCCCATGCCGCCCGCATCCGGCTGATCGCCGACACGGGCGACGCAGCGGAGAGCATCATCCAGACCGCGGAAGAGACCGGCGCGGACCTGGTGGTCCTGGGGCAGCGCGGCTTGACGGCCAACCCCGCGTTTCTGCTCGGCGGGGTTTCCCAGAAGGTCGCCACCTACGCGCCCTGCTCCGTGCTGGTGGTCAAGACCCCGGTTCCCTCGCTGGATCGTCTCCTCCTGGCCGTGGATGGATCGGACGCATCGAAAAAAACGGCTCGCTTCCTGGCCGGCCATCCGTTCAGGGGCCGTCCACACCTGACCGTCGTCACGGCCTGGCCCGTGCAGCGCCCAAACTCCTTCGGCCGGGTCACCGGCGGGCGCGACCTGTCGGACGCAGCGCGGGCGGCCAGAACGGAGGGGGAAGCCCTGCTCAAGGACGTCGCCGCGAGATTGCAGCAGGCTTATGAAGTCGAGACTGAGTGGCTCCAGGGGGACCCGGCCTTCGCGATCCTGGAAGCGGCGGCGCGCAGCCAGGCCCAGGTGATCGTGCTCGGTGCGCGCGGCCTCACCGGGATCAAACGCTTTCTGCTCGGAAGCGTCTCCCAGAAGGTCCTCGTCCATGCCCCCTGCTCCGTCCTCATCGTCCGGTGA
- a CDS encoding trypsin-like peptidase domain-containing protein — MRMMLCHLTGSLRGRTQYLDTDSISFGIGEGCGVVFDSDQDSAVCPVHAELTVEDHGPIIRDRSGRDALFINGQRRTEADLKDGDLIQFGEDGPLVRFRIHPDAAPETKPWRQIVTDCRDIVVRTPHPRYLSPLYLARHLLTDVARYGSPAVKLAAVTAILAPVLLIAALTLALYRQYQATSASERQRAELIRQLETGRLTLMELERRIEQERLSADELRRQQDELVQRLTAALTQQEAARRSQQELQAIRRQLAELQGAQRFAEELASRFQSGVGLLQGGYGFKEKGTGRPLRYQGFDRLGNPYVDKDGNTLVTVEGTTPPVVIFYAGTGFLVDRQGTIVTNRHLVRMWEVYEPAKEAIRAGFEPHLYLLRIFFPGTPAPYDLRLVAASEQVDLAVLRTDRAPTGSAPLPLAHHGDTPHVGEPVVVLSYPGSFDSLLGRLAGPVSEEILREAGADPAKLAERLAGRKLIRPLATQGHVADSSSEAITFEAASASGSSGGPVLDRAGRVVAINRAVLHKVGQLNVGLPVRFVHDLLGGTDAAGPRAGS, encoded by the coding sequence ATGAGGATGATGCTGTGTCACCTGACCGGCAGCCTGCGCGGTCGGACCCAGTATCTGGACACCGACTCGATCAGCTTCGGGATCGGGGAAGGGTGCGGCGTCGTCTTCGACAGCGACCAGGATTCGGCCGTCTGCCCCGTGCACGCGGAGCTGACGGTCGAGGATCACGGCCCGATCATCAGGGATCGGAGCGGGCGGGACGCTCTGTTCATCAACGGCCAGCGCCGGACGGAAGCCGATCTGAAGGACGGGGATCTCATCCAGTTCGGCGAGGACGGCCCGCTGGTCCGTTTCCGCATCCACCCTGACGCAGCACCCGAAACCAAGCCCTGGCGCCAGATCGTCACCGATTGCCGCGACATCGTCGTCCGGACCCCCCATCCCCGCTACCTGTCGCCGCTGTACCTGGCCCGCCACCTGCTGACCGACGTGGCCCGGTACGGCTCGCCGGCGGTCAAGCTGGCGGCGGTCACCGCGATCCTGGCCCCGGTTCTGCTCATCGCCGCGCTGACGCTGGCCCTCTATCGGCAGTACCAGGCCACGAGCGCATCCGAGCGGCAGAGGGCCGAGCTCATCCGTCAGCTTGAGACCGGGCGCCTGACCCTGATGGAGCTGGAGCGGCGCATCGAGCAGGAGCGTCTGAGCGCCGACGAGCTGCGCCGGCAGCAGGACGAGTTGGTCCAGCGACTGACCGCGGCGCTGACGCAACAGGAAGCGGCCCGCCGCTCCCAGCAGGAGCTGCAAGCGATCCGCCGTCAGCTCGCCGAGCTGCAAGGGGCCCAGCGGTTCGCCGAGGAGCTCGCCAGCCGCTTCCAGAGCGGAGTCGGGCTGCTCCAGGGCGGATACGGATTCAAGGAGAAGGGCACCGGCCGCCCGCTGCGGTACCAGGGCTTCGATCGGCTCGGGAACCCCTACGTGGACAAGGACGGGAACACCCTGGTGACCGTGGAAGGCACGACGCCCCCGGTGGTGATTTTCTATGCCGGCACCGGATTTCTCGTGGACCGGCAGGGCACGATCGTGACCAACCGCCACCTGGTGCGGATGTGGGAAGTCTACGAGCCGGCCAAAGAGGCCATCCGGGCCGGCTTCGAGCCGCACCTGTATTTGTTGCGCATCTTCTTCCCCGGCACGCCGGCTCCCTACGATCTCCGGCTGGTCGCGGCCTCCGAGCAGGTGGACCTCGCGGTGCTGCGGACCGACCGGGCGCCGACCGGCTCGGCGCCGCTTCCCCTGGCTCACCATGGCGACACACCCCACGTCGGGGAGCCGGTCGTGGTGCTGAGCTACCCCGGGAGCTTCGACAGTCTCCTGGGCCGTCTGGCGGGACCGGTCAGCGAAGAGATTCTCCGCGAAGCCGGCGCCGACCCGGCCAAACTGGCCGAGCGGCTCGCGGGCCGAAAGTTGATCCGTCCTCTGGCCACGCAAGGGCACGTGGCCGACTCCTCGTCCGAAGCCATCACGTTCGAGGCCGCGTCGGCCAGCGGGAGCAGCGGCGGTCCCGTGCTCGACCGGGCCGGCCGGGTGGTCGCGATCAACCGGGCCGTCCTGCACAAGGTCGGGCAATTGAACGTGGGGTTGCCGGTCCGCTTCGTCCACGACCTGCTGGGCGGAACGGACGCCGCCGGCCCGCGGGCCGGGTCCTGA
- a CDS encoding cytochrome c, protein MHTGGSVRAVLGLALLIWIIGPPLAPSSLWGQDRLGDPSAGKALYEHHCQQCHGAAGWGDGPKGRDLIVPPANFHSPVFRLKSDEQVLMSIEFGVVMSSMHAWRGRLGEQEMRDLVAYVRLLSQQVR, encoded by the coding sequence ATGCACACCGGCGGGTCCGTGAGAGCAGTCCTCGGTTTGGCCTTGCTGATCTGGATCATCGGTCCGCCGCTGGCCCCCTCGTCCCTGTGGGGCCAGGACCGGCTCGGTGACCCTTCTGCCGGAAAGGCCCTGTACGAGCATCACTGCCAGCAGTGCCATGGAGCCGCCGGGTGGGGGGACGGCCCGAAAGGCCGGGACCTGATCGTGCCGCCGGCCAACTTCCACAGCCCGGTCTTCCGGTTGAAATCGGACGAGCAGGTGCTGATGAGCATCGAGTTCGGGGTGGTAATGAGCTCCATGCACGCCTGGCGCGGCCGGCTCGGCGAACAGGAGATGCGGGACCTCGTGGCCTACGTGCGGCTGCTGTCCCAGCAGGTCCGATAG